The following proteins are co-located in the Vibrio azureus genome:
- the hslV gene encoding ATP-dependent protease subunit HslV, which translates to MTTIVSVRRNNKVVIAGDGQVSLGNTVMKGNARKVRRLYNNQVLAGFAGGTADAFTLFERFESKLQMHQGHLTKAAVELAKDWRSDRALRKLEALLAVADETASLIITGNGDVVQPENDLIAIGSGGSFAQAAATALLENTDLDARTIAEKALNIAGDICVFTNHNHTVEELESTAELPKPTA; encoded by the coding sequence GTGACTACCATTGTATCTGTACGTCGAAACAATAAAGTCGTCATCGCGGGTGATGGCCAAGTATCCTTAGGCAACACCGTCATGAAAGGCAATGCGCGTAAAGTTCGCCGCCTATACAACAATCAAGTACTGGCTGGCTTTGCTGGCGGTACTGCTGATGCCTTTACCCTATTCGAACGCTTTGAAAGCAAACTGCAAATGCATCAAGGCCACCTAACTAAAGCAGCCGTTGAACTGGCTAAAGATTGGCGCAGCGATCGCGCTCTACGTAAACTAGAAGCACTACTGGCCGTTGCAGATGAGACTGCATCATTAATTATTACTGGTAACGGTGATGTGGTTCAGCCAGAGAACGACTTGATTGCTATTGGCTCAGGTGGTTCCTTTGCCCAAGCAGCAGCAACCGCACTCCTAGAGAACACCGATTTAGACGCGCGCACCATTGCAGAAAAAGCCCTCAACATTGCAGGCGATATTTGCGTCTTCACTAACCATAACCATACTGTGGAAGAGCTAGAATCAACGGCAGAACTTCCTAAGCCAACGGCTTAA
- a CDS encoding SPOR domain-containing protein: MANKDYVRRGRGAPKKSSKKKVSSRKPWRSGLLAILLVGGFGYGLYLLNNDPEPPAPVVQSKTTSAHKAKPAKGLPPPPEEKWEYVESLPKREIEVVAKEIKVSKVPYVMQCGAYKKHSQAEDRKLAIAFQGITSRVIKKPGSSWYRVVLGPYKFKREAEKDRHKLQRAKIEPCSIWKENL; the protein is encoded by the coding sequence GTGGCAAATAAAGATTATGTAAGACGTGGGCGTGGCGCGCCCAAAAAGTCGTCCAAGAAAAAAGTGTCCAGCAGAAAACCTTGGCGAAGTGGCTTGTTAGCGATTCTCCTTGTCGGCGGTTTTGGCTACGGGCTTTACCTACTTAACAACGACCCTGAACCACCAGCGCCTGTCGTACAATCTAAGACGACCTCTGCCCACAAAGCAAAGCCTGCTAAAGGTCTGCCACCCCCACCAGAAGAGAAATGGGAATACGTGGAGAGCTTGCCAAAGCGTGAAATAGAAGTCGTTGCCAAAGAAATTAAGGTTTCTAAAGTTCCTTATGTCATGCAATGCGGCGCTTACAAAAAACACAGCCAAGCCGAAGATCGTAAACTGGCCATTGCCTTTCAAGGCATCACCAGTCGAGTCATCAAAAAGCCCGGCAGCTCTTGGTATCGCGTTGTACTTGGACCCTACAAGTTCAAACGTGAAGCAGAAAAAGATCGCCACAAGCTCCAGCGCGCCAAAATCGAGCCATGTTCGATTTGGAAAGAGAATCTATAG
- the cytR gene encoding DNA-binding transcriptional regulator CytR, whose translation MATMKDVAQLAGVSTATVSRALMNPEKVSSSTRKRVEDAVLEAGYSPNSLARNLRRNESKTIVAIVPDICDPYFSEIIRGIEDAAMENGYLVLLGDSGQQNKHDNALVNHVFTKQADGMLLLGTDLPFDVSKSEQKNLPPMVMACEFAPELELPTVHIDNLTSAFEAVNYLTQLGHKRIAQISGPETAALCQFRQQGYQQALRRAGIEKQDKYNVSAEFSFEGGVQATRKLLELPDPPTALFCHSDTLAIGAVQEAKRLGFRVPQDLSIVGFDDIQFSQFCDPPLTTISQPRYEIGRQAILMMLEILRGHEIHTGSRLLDTELVVRASTAQPGR comes from the coding sequence ATGGCGACAATGAAGGATGTTGCCCAGCTTGCAGGAGTATCCACCGCAACCGTCTCACGAGCATTGATGAACCCAGAAAAAGTTTCATCATCGACACGTAAACGAGTTGAAGATGCCGTCCTTGAAGCTGGTTATTCACCCAATTCCTTAGCCCGTAATCTACGCAGGAATGAATCCAAAACCATTGTCGCGATAGTGCCTGACATTTGTGACCCTTACTTTTCTGAAATCATTCGTGGAATTGAAGACGCTGCCATGGAAAATGGCTACTTGGTTCTGCTCGGCGACAGTGGTCAACAAAACAAACACGATAATGCCTTAGTCAATCATGTGTTCACCAAGCAAGCGGATGGCATGTTGCTACTCGGTACCGACTTGCCCTTTGATGTCAGCAAGTCAGAACAGAAAAACTTGCCACCTATGGTCATGGCATGTGAATTTGCTCCTGAGCTTGAGTTACCTACCGTTCACATTGATAACTTGACCTCAGCTTTTGAAGCGGTCAATTACCTTACCCAACTTGGGCATAAACGTATTGCGCAAATCTCTGGCCCAGAGACCGCAGCCCTGTGCCAATTCCGCCAGCAAGGATACCAACAAGCTCTACGCCGAGCTGGTATCGAGAAACAAGATAAATACAATGTCTCGGCTGAATTCTCCTTCGAGGGTGGCGTACAAGCCACACGTAAACTGTTAGAACTGCCCGATCCACCTACCGCGCTTTTCTGTCACTCCGACACGCTTGCCATTGGTGCAGTACAAGAGGCCAAACGTCTTGGCTTCCGTGTTCCTCAAGATTTATCAATCGTCGGATTTGATGATATCCAGTTCTCACAATTTTGCGATCCACCATTAACCACCATTTCTCAACCTCGTTATGAAATTGGCCGCCAAGCGATCCTCATGATGTTGGAGATACTGCGAGGCCATGAGATCCATACAGGTTCACGTTTACTGGATACAGAATTGGTCGTAAGAGCCAGTACCGCTCAGCCAGGACGTTAG
- the priA gene encoding primosomal protein N', whose amino-acid sequence MRPTIARVALPVPLDKQFDYLIPGHLFPLIGGRVSVPFGRQTLVGVVTALVEHSDFPREQLKPLKAVLDSQPIWPDKLYSLLHWCSQFYQYPLGDTLHNAMPAALRKGKPADFATLQEWQITPLGKDKLMQGLGRAVKQHRALQMLVNGPVPHQAFIDQEIGSTVLKSLQDKGWVERIEKKPTIAKWGQQVECDVEKPKLNHEQALAIASVNSQTGFACYLLEGVTGSGKTEVYLNLIKPVLEQGKQALVLVPEIGLTPQTINRFKRRFNVPVEVIHSGLNDTERLNAWLSARDKAAGIIIGTRSALLTPFAELGIIIVDEEHDASYKQQDSLRYHARDVAIMRAHKEQVPIVLGSATPALETLHNALTGKYHHLTLTQRAGSAVPTTNKVLDVKGLYLESGLSAPLIAEMRKHLKAGNQVMLFLNRRGFSPALMCHECGWIAECQRCDAYYTFHQYSNEIRCHHCGSQQPVIHQCHGCGSTQLVTVGVGTEQLELQLAELFPEYKAIRIDRDSTRRKGSLEQALESIRQGEYQILLGTQMLAKGHHFPNVTLVALLDVDGSLYSSDFRASERLAQLFIQVAGRAGRASKPGEVILQTHHPEHSLLQALLQKDYRHFAMTALEERKLAQLPPYSFLTLFKAEANHSELVEDFLRQVRFTLESHPLFDDTCLVLGPTPSPLAKRAGKYRWQLLLQTQQRSLMQKILTSAKPALELLPNAKKVRWSLDIEPQDLS is encoded by the coding sequence ATGCGTCCAACCATCGCCAGAGTGGCTTTGCCAGTCCCGCTCGATAAGCAATTTGACTACCTTATTCCTGGGCATCTCTTTCCGCTGATTGGTGGTCGCGTCTCTGTGCCTTTTGGTCGACAAACCTTAGTTGGCGTCGTTACCGCCTTAGTCGAGCATTCAGACTTTCCTCGAGAGCAACTTAAACCACTCAAAGCGGTATTAGATTCTCAGCCAATCTGGCCGGATAAGCTTTATTCTTTGCTTCATTGGTGCAGCCAGTTTTATCAATATCCACTCGGAGATACCCTACACAACGCAATGCCAGCGGCTTTACGAAAAGGCAAGCCTGCGGATTTCGCTACTTTGCAAGAATGGCAAATCACGCCATTGGGTAAAGATAAACTGATGCAGGGCTTGGGCCGGGCAGTCAAACAACATCGTGCTTTACAAATGCTGGTCAATGGCCCGGTTCCACATCAAGCTTTCATCGACCAAGAAATTGGCTCTACCGTGCTTAAGTCTTTGCAAGACAAAGGTTGGGTCGAGCGCATAGAAAAAAAGCCGACGATTGCCAAATGGGGCCAACAAGTCGAATGCGATGTAGAAAAACCCAAACTCAATCATGAACAGGCGCTCGCAATTGCTAGCGTTAACAGTCAAACTGGCTTTGCCTGCTATTTATTAGAAGGCGTGACAGGCTCAGGAAAAACTGAAGTCTATCTCAATCTTATCAAGCCAGTGCTAGAACAAGGCAAGCAAGCGTTGGTACTGGTGCCTGAAATTGGCTTAACGCCGCAAACGATCAATCGCTTTAAACGTCGTTTTAATGTACCTGTTGAAGTCATCCATTCTGGCCTTAATGATACTGAACGGCTCAATGCTTGGCTTTCGGCACGAGACAAAGCCGCCGGTATCATCATTGGTACGCGTTCAGCTTTACTTACACCTTTTGCCGAGCTTGGGATTATTATTGTCGACGAAGAGCATGACGCCTCTTATAAACAACAAGACAGCTTGCGCTACCACGCACGAGACGTAGCGATTATGCGCGCCCACAAAGAGCAGGTTCCGATCGTGTTAGGCTCAGCCACCCCTGCCCTTGAAACCTTGCATAACGCCCTGACTGGAAAATATCATCACCTGACTTTAACTCAACGAGCAGGCTCGGCCGTCCCGACAACCAACAAGGTGTTGGATGTTAAGGGGCTTTATCTTGAGAGTGGGCTTTCTGCACCATTAATTGCTGAAATGCGCAAACACCTTAAAGCGGGTAATCAGGTGATGCTGTTTCTCAATCGCCGTGGCTTTTCTCCTGCTTTAATGTGCCATGAATGTGGTTGGATTGCTGAATGTCAGCGTTGTGACGCTTATTATACCTTCCACCAGTACAGTAATGAGATTCGCTGTCACCACTGTGGCTCGCAGCAACCTGTGATCCATCAGTGCCATGGATGCGGCTCGACCCAATTGGTCACTGTGGGTGTGGGTACCGAACAGTTGGAATTACAACTGGCCGAGCTTTTTCCTGAATACAAAGCCATTCGTATTGATAGAGACAGCACTCGCCGTAAAGGCAGCCTAGAGCAAGCACTTGAATCAATCCGACAAGGCGAGTATCAGATTTTGCTCGGCACGCAAATGCTGGCTAAAGGTCATCACTTTCCTAACGTCACTTTAGTCGCGCTGCTTGATGTGGATGGCTCTCTATATAGCAGCGATTTCCGCGCTTCAGAACGATTGGCTCAATTATTCATTCAAGTCGCTGGTCGAGCCGGTCGAGCCAGCAAGCCCGGTGAAGTCATTTTACAAACTCATCACCCCGAGCACAGTTTATTGCAAGCTCTACTGCAGAAAGACTATCGCCACTTTGCCATGACCGCATTGGAAGAACGCAAACTCGCCCAACTGCCACCGTATAGCTTTTTAACTTTATTTAAAGCTGAAGCGAACCACAGTGAATTGGTTGAAGATTTTTTACGTCAGGTGCGCTTTACTTTGGAATCTCATCCTCTGTTTGATGACACTTGTCTTGTGCTCGGGCCAACACCATCACCTTTAGCCAAACGCGCAGGAAAATACCGCTGGCAGCTGCTGTTACAAACCCAACAACGTTCATTAATGCAAAAAATATTAACCAGTGCAAAACCTGCACTAGAATTATTACCCAATGCGAAGAAAGTTCGCTGGAGCTTGGACATAGAACCTCAAGATCTCAGCTAG
- the rpmE gene encoding 50S ribosomal protein L31 has translation MKAGIHPEYKAVKATCSCGNSFEFKSTLDKESIHLDVCDKCHPFYTGKQRIVDTGGRVDRFNKRFGALSSKK, from the coding sequence ATGAAAGCTGGTATCCACCCAGAATACAAAGCAGTAAAAGCGACTTGTTCTTGTGGCAACTCTTTTGAGTTCAAATCAACTCTAGACAAAGAGTCTATCCACCTAGACGTATGTGACAAGTGTCACCCATTCTACACTGGTAAGCAACGTATCGTTGATACTGGCGGCCGTGTTGATCGCTTCAACAAGCGTTTCGGCGCACTATCAAGCAAGAAGTAA
- the rpsJ gene encoding 30S ribosomal protein S10, which produces MQNQRIRIRLKAFDYKLIDASTAEIVETAKRTGAQVRGPIPLPTRKERFTVLISPHVNKKARDQYEIRTHKRLIDIVEPTEKTVDALMRLDLAAGVDVQISLG; this is translated from the coding sequence ATGCAGAACCAACGTATCCGTATCCGCCTAAAAGCTTTCGATTACAAACTAATCGACGCTTCTACAGCGGAAATCGTTGAAACAGCTAAGCGCACTGGCGCACAGGTTCGTGGTCCAATCCCACTACCTACTCGTAAAGAGCGTTTCACAGTTCTTATCTCTCCACACGTTAACAAGAAAGCACGTGACCAGTACGAAATCCGTACTCACAAGCGTCTAATCGACATCGTTGAGCCAACAGAAAAAACTGTTGATGCTCTAATGCGTCTAGACCTTGCTGCGGGCGTTGACGTTCAAATTAGCCTAGGTTAA
- the rplC gene encoding 50S ribosomal protein L3 — protein sequence MIGLIGRKVGMTRVFTEDGVSIPVTVVEVEANRVSQVKTLETDGYAAIQVTTGTKKANRVTKPEAGHFAKAGVEAGRGLWEFRLENGEEFTVGAELTVELFNETKKVDVTGTSKGKGFQGAVKRWNFRTQDMTHGNSLSHRAPGSIGQCQTPGRVFKGKKMAGHMGAERVTTQNLEIVRVDAERNLLLIKGAVPGSTGGNVIVKPAVKA from the coding sequence ATGATTGGTCTAATCGGTCGTAAAGTGGGTATGACCCGCGTATTTACTGAAGACGGCGTTTCTATCCCAGTAACAGTTGTTGAAGTTGAAGCTAACCGTGTGTCTCAAGTTAAAACACTTGAAACTGACGGCTACGCAGCAATCCAGGTAACTACTGGTACAAAGAAAGCTAACCGCGTAACTAAGCCAGAAGCAGGTCACTTTGCTAAAGCTGGTGTTGAAGCTGGTCGTGGTCTTTGGGAATTCCGTTTGGAAAACGGTGAAGAGTTCACAGTTGGCGCTGAGCTAACAGTTGAGCTATTCAACGAAACTAAAAAAGTAGACGTTACTGGTACATCTAAGGGTAAAGGTTTCCAAGGCGCTGTTAAGCGTTGGAACTTCCGTACTCAAGATATGACTCACGGTAACTCATTGTCTCACCGTGCACCGGGTTCAATTGGCCAATGTCAAACTCCAGGTCGCGTATTTAAAGGCAAGAAAATGGCAGGTCACATGGGTGCTGAGCGTGTAACGACTCAAAACCTAGAGATCGTACGTGTTGACGCTGAGCGCAATCTGCTTCTTATCAAAGGTGCAGTACCAGGCTCAACAGGTGGCAACGTGATCGTTAAACCAGCTGTTAAAGCATAA